A section of the Ptychodera flava strain L36383 unplaced genomic scaffold, AS_Pfla_20210202 Scaffold_28__1_contigs__length_4768798_pilon, whole genome shotgun sequence genome encodes:
- the LOC139127067 gene encoding uncharacterized protein, whose protein sequence is MATVSGFDETDIPGRSVDAARTPERAILRNVKGKPAALIVCEQWETFLQGGVGGAVSLLAGLFQALGMVIFCTLLKTSPRINQEAKDLDISLKLPSMDARGRYTEPEPNWLPTHQYYYPKLGEIENVKMVVGFGMSTSDAAYRIRQDIFKDAIFHLVNLWDHDLLSEHSLGYSKDKFNTHCDFFREDSKVADVITSIGLEAHHDFSSKHGTDYGDKHFQIQTFPLDRYFKLSPPKLSDNGQVRILSFLEKCDIKELSNLLVLAKAINGVTETCINSFDSPPKWRIVGVPEGREEEIEKRLKPHAKLDIFCIPIQSLEQLEEELQCAHIVLIPPKALNSFNFALTAMAIGVPVYVPVRSQCHYFLKEYNMLDYERDVTVDMNGETKKLQEKIMYAIKKYSVVSKKSNQIKELLRTQVKQEVDKTNAEFVKELSKRFDNSVSKGCIEKRTGTSSTCSSYLKYNFVVVHNEVFLPFVSVPLL, encoded by the exons ATGGCGACGGTCTCAGGCTTCGACGAAACTGATATCCCTGGCAGATCGGTAGACGCAGCTCGTACGCCCGAAAGAGCAATATTAAG AAATGTGAAGGGTAAGCCGGCAGCTTTAATAGTGTGTGAACAATGGGAAACCTTTCTACAAGGTGGTGTTGGAGGTGCTGTCTCACTACTCGCTGGTTTATTCCAAGCTTTGGGAATGGTCATTTTCTGCACTTTGTTGAAAACATCACCTCGTATAAATCAAGAGGCCAAGGATTTAGACATTTCTCTTAAGTTGCCATCTATGGATGCGCGCGGTCGATATACTGAACCAGAACCTAATTGGTTACCTACACATCAATACTATTATCCTAAACTAGGCGagatagaaaatgtgaaaatggtggtCGGGTTTGGCATGAGTACGTCAGATGCAGCCTATCGAATACGCCAAGATATTTTCAAAGATGCCATTTTCCACTTGGTAAACCTATGGGATCATGACTTATTATCTGAGCATTCTCTTGGATATTCTAAAGACAAATTCAATACCCATTGCGATTTTTTTAGGGAAGACAGTAAAGTTGCCGATGTAATAACTTCTATTGGACTTGAAGCGCATCACGATTTCAGTTCCAAACACGGAACAGATTATGGAGATAAGCACTTCCAAATACAGACATTTCCACTCGATCGTTACTTTAAACTATCACCTCCTAAACTCTCAGATAACGGTCAAGTTAGAATTCTTTCGTTCCTTGAAAAGTGTGATATCAAAGAACTCTCAAATCTCCTGGTCTTGGCAAAGGCAATCAACGGAGTCACCGAAACCTGCATAAATAGTTTTGATTCCCCACCAAAATGGAGAATAGTTGGTGTTCCCGAGGGAAGAGAGGAAGAAATAGAAAAGCGTCTGAAACCACATGCAAAACTAGACATTTTTTGCATTCCCATTCAATCGCTCGAACAGTTGGAGGAGGAACTACAGTGTGCGCATATTGTCCTTATTCCTCCCAAGGCTCTGAACTCTTTCAATTTTGCCTTGACAGCTATGGCAATCGGCGTTCCGGTTTATGTTCCTGTTAGATCGCAGTGTCATTACTTTTTAAAGGAATACAACATGTTAGATTATGAGCGTGACGTCACCGTTGACATGAACGGTGAAACAAAGAAATTGCAAGAGAAAATAATGTATGCAATTAAGAAATACAGTGTCGTTAGTAAGAAGTCAAACCAAATCAAAGAATTACTGCGAACACAAGTAAAACAAGAAGTGGATAAGACTAATGCAGAATTTGTTAAAGAACTTAGCAAGCGCTTTGACAACTCTGTCTCCAAAGGCTGTATCGAAAAACGAACAGGTACATCTTCTACTTGTTCTTCCTATTTAAAGTACAATTTTGTAGTCGTGCATAATGAGGTATTTCTTCCTTTTGTGTCAGTACCTTTGTTATAA